In Sulfitobacter sp. OXR-159, one DNA window encodes the following:
- a CDS encoding UDP-N-acetylmuramoyl-tripeptide--D-alanyl-D-alanine ligase: MSLWTATEAAEATGGRAQGDWACNGVSIDTRTLQPGDLFVALKAARDGHEFVAQALDKGAAAALVTHLPEGVAEDAPLLIVEDVQTALEALGRAGRGRLGPQAKVAAVTGSVGKTSTKEMLLAIFGDQGRAHASVDSYNNHWGVPLTLARMPRDTDYAVIEIGMNHPGEIAPLAKQARPDAAMVTNVAAVHLEAFKDVAAIAVEKASIFDGMEPGGVAVINADHEHSDIVLDKALERGLRETTFGQAGHHYKLGEVKVQGDATVAQAEVEGAPLIFKIDTPGRHFAMNGLGALAVAEALGADRALAVQSLGRWSPYAGRGVRERIQLDPVDTHLALELIDDSYNANPTSMAAALEVLAASEVTHDIGRVSKGRRIAFVGDMKELGPEALALHAGLADLEATRALDVVHCVGPLMKAFYDNLPEHQRGDWTETAEEMLQGLRARLDSGDVVLIKGSLSMKLGGIVDAIRKMGHPVPTA; this comes from the coding sequence ATGAGCCTTTGGACAGCGACAGAAGCGGCGGAAGCCACGGGGGGCCGCGCGCAGGGCGATTGGGCCTGCAACGGTGTGTCGATCGACACGCGGACCTTGCAGCCCGGCGATCTCTTCGTGGCCCTCAAGGCCGCGCGGGACGGGCATGAGTTCGTGGCCCAAGCGCTCGACAAAGGGGCGGCTGCCGCGCTTGTGACCCATCTGCCCGAAGGCGTCGCCGAGGATGCGCCGCTGCTGATCGTCGAAGACGTACAGACCGCGCTTGAGGCGTTGGGCCGGGCAGGGCGTGGGCGTCTGGGTCCGCAGGCCAAGGTCGCGGCGGTGACGGGCAGCGTCGGCAAAACCTCGACCAAGGAAATGCTGCTGGCGATCTTCGGCGATCAGGGCCGGGCGCATGCCAGCGTCGACAGCTACAATAACCACTGGGGCGTGCCGCTGACGCTGGCACGGATGCCGCGCGATACCGATTACGCGGTGATCGAAATTGGCATGAACCACCCCGGAGAGATTGCACCCCTCGCCAAACAGGCGCGGCCCGATGCGGCGATGGTCACGAATGTCGCTGCCGTCCACCTCGAAGCCTTCAAGGATGTCGCCGCCATCGCGGTGGAAAAGGCCAGCATTTTTGATGGCATGGAACCAGGCGGCGTGGCGGTGATTAACGCCGACCATGAACATAGCGATATCGTGCTCGACAAGGCACTGGAACGGGGCCTGCGCGAAACCACCTTTGGCCAAGCGGGCCACCACTACAAGCTGGGCGAGGTCAAAGTGCAGGGCGATGCCACCGTGGCCCAAGCCGAGGTCGAAGGCGCGCCGCTGATCTTCAAGATTGACACACCGGGGCGGCATTTTGCGATGAACGGGCTTGGCGCGCTGGCGGTGGCCGAAGCGCTTGGCGCGGATCGGGCGCTGGCGGTGCAATCGCTGGGCCGCTGGTCGCCCTATGCGGGACGCGGGGTGCGCGAGCGCATCCAACTGGACCCCGTGGATACCCATTTGGCGCTGGAGCTGATCGACGACAGCTATAACGCTAACCCGACCTCCATGGCCGCGGCACTTGAAGTGCTGGCGGCCTCGGAAGTGACCCATGACATCGGGCGCGTCAGCAAGGGGCGGCGGATCGCTTTTGTCGGCGATATGAAAGAACTCGGCCCCGAGGCGTTGGCGCTGCATGCGGGGCTGGCCGATCTGGAGGCTACCCGCGCGCTTGACGTGGTGCATTGCGTCGGCCCGTTGATGAAAGCCTTCTACGACAACCTGCCCGAACACCAGCGTGGCGATTGGACGGAAACCGCCGAAGAGATGTTGCAAGGACTCCGCGCACGTCTCGATTCCGGCGACGTCGTGCTGATCAAAGGGTCGCTTTCGATGAAGCTGGGCGGTATTGTTGACGCCATCCGCAAAATGGGCCATCCGGTCCCGACCGCCTGA
- the mraY gene encoding phospho-N-acetylmuramoyl-pentapeptide-transferase codes for MLYWLTLLSDGGDFFNLFRYITFRAGGAFLTALVFGFLFGKPLIEVLRKRQGKGQPIRNDGPEGHFAKAGTPTMGGLLIVGALLTSTLLWARLDNPFVWLVLFVTMSFAAIGYADDHAKVSKQNTDGVPGKVRLLLGFLIAGIAGYWAAQYHPAELQYQLALPVLKDTLINLGVLFVPFAIIVIVGSANAVNLTDGLDGLAIMPVMIAAGALGVIAYAVGRVDFTDYLDVHYVPGTGEILIFTAGLFGGGLGFLWYNAPPAAVFMGDTGSLALGGALGAIAVATKHELVLAIVGGLFVVEALSVIVQVLYFKRTGKRVFLMAPIHHHYEKKGWAEPQIVIRFWIISLILALLGLATLKVR; via the coding sequence ATGCTCTATTGGTTGACGCTGCTGTCGGATGGCGGCGATTTTTTTAACCTGTTTCGCTATATCACTTTCCGCGCGGGCGGGGCGTTTTTGACGGCATTGGTATTTGGTTTCCTCTTCGGCAAACCGTTGATCGAAGTGCTGCGCAAACGGCAGGGCAAGGGCCAGCCGATCCGCAATGACGGCCCCGAGGGGCATTTTGCCAAGGCCGGTACGCCCACCATGGGCGGGCTGCTGATCGTGGGGGCCTTGTTGACCTCGACCCTGCTTTGGGCGCGGCTCGACAATCCTTTCGTCTGGCTGGTGCTGTTCGTCACGATGAGCTTTGCCGCCATCGGCTATGCCGACGATCACGCCAAGGTCAGCAAGCAAAACACCGATGGGGTGCCGGGTAAGGTGCGGCTTTTGCTGGGCTTTCTTATTGCGGGCATCGCCGGATACTGGGCCGCGCAATACCATCCGGCAGAGTTGCAATACCAACTTGCGCTGCCGGTCTTAAAAGACACGCTGATCAACCTCGGCGTGCTGTTTGTGCCCTTCGCGATCATCGTCATCGTCGGCTCGGCCAATGCGGTGAACCTTACCGACGGGCTGGATGGCTTGGCCATCATGCCGGTGATGATTGCCGCAGGCGCGCTTGGCGTCATTGCCTATGCCGTGGGCCGGGTCGATTTTACCGATTACCTTGATGTGCATTACGTGCCGGGCACCGGGGAAATCCTGATCTTCACCGCCGGTCTCTTCGGCGGCGGCCTCGGGTTCCTGTGGTACAACGCGCCGCCTGCCGCCGTCTTCATGGGCGACACCGGCTCGCTGGCACTCGGCGGCGCTTTGGGTGCGATTGCCGTGGCCACGAAACACGAGTTGGTGCTGGCGATCGTCGGCGGGCTTTTCGTGGTCGAGGCGCTCTCGGTCATCGTGCAGGTGCTTTACTTCAAACGCACCGGCAAACGGGTTTTCCTGATGGCACCGATCCACCACCACTATGAGAAAAAGGGCTGGGCCGAGCCGCAGATCGTGATCCGCTTCTGGATCATCTCGCTGATCCTCGCCCTCTTGGGGCTGGCGACGCTCAAGGTGCGCTAA
- a CDS encoding NAD(P)/FAD-dependent oxidoreductase: MQVDTAIIGAGAAGMMCAAHAGGRVLVVDHAKAPGEKIRISGGGRCNFTNMYCEPQAFLSQNPHFAKSALARYTQWDFIELVDRHGIAWHEKTLGQLFCDTSAKEIIAMLRGLMQKAGVDLQLQSSASNFAKADGHFTFDLQTPDRTVKVTACNLVIATGGKSIPKMGATGIAYDIARQFGLKVTDTRAGLVPFTFAEGRFAPLAGVATPARITAGATGFGEALLFTHRGLSGPAVLQASSYWQEGEAITVNLAPEGTLLDALREQRQLAGRRNFTTILAQHLPSRLVDFLGQEFDLSGNLADWSDARLIAFVEALQNWQLHPGGTEGYRTAEVTLGGVDTDALSSKTMAAKDVPGLYFIGEAVDVTGWLGGYNFQWAWSSGMAAARAIGS; the protein is encoded by the coding sequence ATGCAAGTCGATACAGCCATCATCGGAGCCGGTGCCGCAGGCATGATGTGCGCCGCCCACGCGGGCGGGCGCGTGTTGGTGGTGGACCATGCCAAAGCGCCGGGCGAAAAAATTCGCATCTCGGGCGGTGGGCGGTGCAATTTCACCAATATGTATTGCGAGCCGCAGGCGTTTCTCAGCCAGAACCCGCATTTCGCCAAATCCGCGCTGGCGCGTTATACCCAGTGGGATTTCATCGAACTTGTCGATCGCCACGGCATCGCGTGGCATGAGAAAACGCTGGGCCAACTCTTCTGCGATACCAGCGCGAAGGAGATCATCGCCATGCTGCGCGGGCTAATGCAAAAGGCCGGAGTCGATCTGCAATTGCAGAGCAGCGCCAGCAATTTTGCAAAGGCCGATGGCCACTTCACCTTCGACCTGCAAACGCCTGATCGGACTGTAAAAGTCACCGCGTGCAACCTTGTGATCGCCACCGGTGGCAAGTCGATCCCCAAGATGGGCGCGACGGGCATCGCCTATGACATCGCGCGTCAGTTCGGCCTGAAGGTGACCGATACACGCGCCGGTCTGGTGCCTTTTACCTTTGCCGAAGGACGCTTTGCGCCGCTGGCCGGTGTGGCGACCCCTGCGCGCATCACTGCCGGGGCCACTGGCTTTGGCGAGGCGCTGCTCTTCACCCACCGTGGCCTCTCTGGCCCCGCGGTTTTGCAGGCGTCGTCCTATTGGCAAGAGGGCGAAGCGATCACGGTGAACCTTGCCCCCGAGGGCACTCTGTTGGACGCCCTGCGCGAGCAGAGGCAACTTGCGGGGCGGCGGAACTTTACCACCATCCTCGCGCAGCACCTGCCCTCGCGGTTGGTGGACTTTTTAGGCCAAGAGTTTGACCTCTCGGGCAACTTGGCGGATTGGTCCGACGCGCGGCTCATCGCCTTTGTGGAGGCGTTGCAGAACTGGCAATTGCACCCCGGCGGCACCGAAGGCTACCGCACGGCGGAAGTGACCCTAGGCGGTGTGGATACCGATGCGCTCTCGTCCAAGACCATGGCGGCGAAGGACGTGCCCGGCCTCTATTTCATCGGCGAAGCGGTGGACGTGACCGGCTGGCTCGGCGGGTATAATTTCCAGTGGGCGTGGTCGTCGGGCATGGCGGCGGCGCGGGCGATTGGCAGCTAG
- a CDS encoding peroxiredoxin-like family protein has protein sequence MTKLTAEQDFPKMDVAKLGGGTLTLGQPQEGRDWQLVVVYRGLHCPICKKYLAQLEKLQSQFHEIGVDVIAVSGDPEEKAKSMAEEDNLTLPIGYDLSLEQMAELGLYISDPRSPQETDRPFAEPATFVINDEGKLQIVDISNAPFARPELEGLLNGLKFVRDKGYPVRGTHKAA, from the coding sequence ATGACCAAATTGACCGCAGAACAAGATTTCCCGAAGATGGATGTGGCCAAACTCGGCGGGGGCACGCTGACCTTGGGCCAACCGCAAGAGGGGCGCGACTGGCAATTGGTGGTGGTCTACCGCGGGCTGCACTGCCCGATCTGCAAAAAGTACCTTGCGCAGCTTGAGAAGCTGCAAAGCCAGTTCCATGAGATCGGTGTGGATGTGATCGCCGTTTCGGGCGACCCCGAGGAAAAGGCCAAATCCATGGCCGAAGAAGACAACCTGACCCTGCCCATCGGCTATGATCTGAGCCTCGAACAAATGGCCGAGCTTGGCCTCTATATCTCCGACCCGCGCAGCCCGCAGGAGACCGACCGGCCCTTCGCCGAACCAGCCACCTTTGTCATCAACGACGAAGGCAAGCTGCAGATCGTCGACATCTCTAACGCGCCCTTCGCGCGGCCCGAGTTGGAGGGGCTGTTGAACGGCCTCAAGTTCGTTCGCGACAAAGGCTACCCGGTGCGCGGCACCCACAAGGCGGCCTGA
- the murD gene encoding UDP-N-acetylmuramoyl-L-alanine--D-glutamate ligase, with product MIPVQGLEGARVAVLGLGRSGLSAARALQAGGAKVSCWDDDPAARARAEREGFACVDLNSPGALDKITRLIVSPGIPHLYPAPNPVVAAALDAGVPVDNDIGLFFQSFATLAWDHYDVAPRVVAVTGSNGKSTTSALIHHILEHVGRPCQLAGNIGRGVLDLDPAVDGEVVVLELSSYQTELARALTPDVAVFTNLSPDHLDRHAGMGGYYAAKRRLFSEGGPDRAVIGVDEAEGRFLAGQMSEGPSDDRVIRISAETKLSGPGWQVFAKKGFLSEYRRGKQVGSIDLRSIQGLPGSHNHQNACAAYAACRALGLAPRVIEAAFHSFGGLPHRSQTVAEAHGVRYVNDSKATNVDSAAKALAAFRNIRWICGGLEKEGGLKGLAEAQGAVRKAYVIGREAAHFAMQLTTEAEVCGTMEKAVARAAAEAEEGDVVLLAPAAASFDQYDNFERRGEDFVAQVQKALSE from the coding sequence ATGATTCCAGTACAGGGCTTGGAAGGCGCGCGGGTTGCAGTGCTGGGATTGGGCCGCTCTGGCCTGAGCGCGGCACGCGCATTGCAGGCAGGCGGGGCGAAGGTCAGTTGCTGGGACGATGATCCGGCAGCACGCGCACGGGCTGAGCGGGAGGGGTTTGCTTGTGTTGACCTCAACAGCCCCGGCGCGCTCGACAAGATCACCCGGCTGATCGTCAGCCCCGGCATTCCGCACCTCTACCCCGCGCCGAACCCGGTGGTCGCCGCTGCCCTCGACGCAGGCGTGCCGGTGGACAATGACATCGGCCTGTTTTTCCAAAGTTTTGCGACACTGGCATGGGATCACTACGATGTCGCACCGCGCGTCGTGGCGGTGACCGGCTCGAACGGCAAATCCACCACTTCGGCGTTGATCCATCATATTCTGGAGCATGTTGGGCGCCCCTGCCAACTGGCGGGCAACATCGGGCGCGGGGTCTTGGACCTCGACCCTGCGGTTGATGGCGAGGTCGTGGTGCTGGAACTCAGCAGCTACCAGACCGAACTTGCCCGCGCGCTAACGCCGGATGTGGCGGTCTTTACCAATCTCAGCCCCGATCATCTGGACCGCCACGCGGGCATGGGCGGCTACTACGCGGCGAAACGTCGGCTGTTCTCAGAAGGCGGGCCAGACCGCGCGGTGATCGGAGTGGACGAGGCCGAGGGCCGTTTCCTCGCCGGGCAAATGAGCGAGGGACCAAGCGATGACCGGGTGATCCGCATCAGTGCGGAGACCAAACTCTCTGGCCCCGGCTGGCAGGTCTTTGCCAAAAAGGGGTTCTTGAGCGAATACCGCCGTGGCAAACAGGTCGGCTCGATCGATCTGCGCAGCATTCAGGGGCTGCCGGGTTCGCATAACCATCAAAACGCCTGTGCGGCCTATGCCGCCTGCCGTGCGCTTGGCCTTGCCCCGCGGGTGATCGAGGCGGCGTTTCACAGTTTCGGCGGCTTGCCCCATCGCAGCCAGACCGTGGCCGAGGCGCATGGCGTGCGCTATGTCAACGACAGCAAAGCCACCAACGTCGACAGCGCAGCCAAGGCGCTGGCCGCTTTCCGCAACATTCGCTGGATCTGCGGCGGGTTGGAGAAAGAGGGCGGGCTGAAAGGGTTGGCAGAGGCCCAAGGCGCGGTACGCAAGGCCTATGTCATTGGCCGCGAGGCCGCGCATTTCGCCATGCAATTGACGACCGAAGCCGAAGTTTGCGGCACGATGGAAAAAGCCGTGGCGCGGGCGGCGGCAGAGGCGGAGGAGGGCGATGTCGTCCTGCTCGCCCCGGCTGCGGCGAGTTTCGATCAATATGACAATTTCGAACGGCGTGGTGAGGATTTCGTGGCGCAGGTGCAAAAGGCACTCTCGGAGTAA
- the ftsW gene encoding putative lipid II flippase FtsW, with product MTEMVYGAVPVRDGEPILPKWWRTVDRWALSCVLILFAVGMLLGLAASPPLAAKNGFDAFHYVQRQAFFGGLALVAMLLTSMMSPTLVRRLAVLGFVLSFVALALLPFFGTDFGKGATRWYSLGFASFQPSEFLKPGFMVAAAWMMAAATEINGPPGKSWSFALCISIVLMLAMQPDFGQACLVLFGWGVMYFVAGAPMVLLVGMAGLVVLAGTFAYSNSEHFARRIDGFLSVDVDPTTQLGYATNAIREGGLFGVGVGEGEVKWSLPDAHTDFIIAVAAEEYGLIMVVCIIALYTVVVVRSLLRLVRERDPFIRLAGTGLACTFGVQAMINMGVAVRLLPAKGMTLPFVSYGGSSVIASGIAVGMLLAFTRSRPQGEISDILGRGRR from the coding sequence ATGACAGAGATGGTCTATGGCGCGGTCCCGGTACGGGATGGTGAACCGATCCTTCCAAAATGGTGGCGTACGGTCGACCGCTGGGCTTTGTCCTGCGTGTTGATTTTGTTTGCTGTCGGCATGCTTTTGGGGCTCGCCGCCTCACCGCCCTTGGCGGCGAAAAACGGCTTTGATGCCTTTCACTATGTGCAGCGGCAGGCGTTCTTTGGCGGATTGGCGCTGGTGGCGATGCTGCTGACCTCGATGATGTCGCCGACGCTGGTGCGGCGTTTGGCGGTGCTGGGGTTTGTTCTTTCATTCGTGGCGTTGGCGCTGCTGCCCTTTTTCGGCACCGACTTTGGCAAGGGGGCGACTCGCTGGTATTCGCTGGGGTTCGCCTCGTTCCAGCCATCGGAATTTCTGAAACCCGGTTTCATGGTGGCCGCCGCATGGATGATGGCCGCCGCAACCGAGATCAACGGCCCTCCGGGTAAGTCTTGGTCTTTTGCGCTGTGTATCTCCATCGTGCTCATGCTGGCGATGCAGCCCGACTTCGGGCAGGCCTGTCTTGTGCTCTTTGGCTGGGGCGTGATGTATTTCGTCGCCGGCGCGCCGATGGTGCTGCTGGTCGGCATGGCGGGGCTTGTCGTTCTGGCGGGGACCTTTGCCTACTCCAACTCCGAACACTTCGCGCGGCGTATCGACGGCTTTCTCAGCGTTGATGTCGATCCGACAACCCAGCTTGGCTATGCCACCAATGCCATCCGCGAAGGCGGGCTGTTTGGTGTGGGCGTGGGCGAGGGCGAGGTGAAATGGTCGCTGCCCGACGCGCATACCGATTTTATCATCGCCGTCGCTGCCGAGGAATACGGCCTTATCATGGTCGTCTGCATCATCGCCCTATATACTGTTGTGGTCGTCCGTTCGCTGTTGCGGTTGGTGCGCGAGCGTGACCCCTTCATCCGGCTGGCCGGAACCGGGCTGGCCTGCACATTCGGAGTACAGGCGATGATTAACATGGGTGTGGCAGTGCGGCTTTTGCCCGCCAAGGGCATGACCCTGCCCTTCGTGAGCTATGGTGGCTCTTCGGTGATCGCCAGCGGCATTGCCGTGGGCATGCTCCTTGCCTTTACCCGCTCGCGCCCGCAGGGTGAGATCAGCGACATTCTGGGCCGGGGCCGCCGCTGA
- a CDS encoding UDP-N-acetylglucosamine--N-acetylmuramyl-(pentapeptide) pyrophosphoryl-undecaprenol N-acetylglucosamine transferase: MAAPLLIIAAGGTGGHMFPAQALAEVMLKRGWRVKLSTDARGARYTGGFPEAVEISQISSATFARGGVVAKALVPFRIAAGVVRSGLNMLRDRPSVVVGFGGYPSIPALGAAWALRMPRMIHEQNGVLGRVNEIFAKRVHAVACGIWPTKLPEGVQGWHVGNPVRAAVLDRAGAAYIPPGDYPMEVLVMGGSQGARILSDVVPPALAALPMNMIRNIRVSHQARDEDGQRVADYYAESGISADVRPFFDDVPRRMSEAQLVISRSGASSVADLSVIGRPSILIPFAAAAGDHQSANARGLVNAGAAIMVPERKANPEIMTEQILAVLEMPDGALQMARAALSVGKPDAAETLADMVEQLAAQGTLAPAEEENPQ, encoded by the coding sequence ATGGCCGCCCCACTGCTGATCATCGCCGCCGGGGGGACCGGTGGGCATATGTTTCCCGCGCAGGCTTTGGCCGAGGTAATGCTGAAACGCGGCTGGCGGGTGAAGCTTAGCACCGATGCTCGCGGCGCGCGCTATACCGGTGGCTTTCCCGAAGCGGTTGAGATCAGCCAGATCAGCAGCGCCACTTTCGCCCGGGGCGGCGTGGTGGCCAAGGCGCTGGTGCCGTTCCGCATTGCGGCTGGTGTGGTCCGCTCGGGGCTGAATATGCTGCGCGACCGGCCTTCGGTCGTGGTGGGTTTTGGCGGATATCCGTCGATCCCCGCGCTTGGCGCTGCATGGGCGCTGCGGATGCCGCGCATGATCCACGAGCAAAACGGCGTTCTGGGCCGGGTGAACGAAATCTTTGCCAAGCGGGTGCACGCCGTGGCCTGCGGCATCTGGCCCACGAAACTGCCCGAGGGCGTGCAGGGCTGGCATGTGGGCAATCCCGTGCGTGCGGCTGTGCTTGACCGCGCAGGGGCCGCCTATATCCCTCCCGGTGACTACCCGATGGAAGTTTTGGTGATGGGCGGCAGCCAAGGCGCGCGCATCCTGTCCGACGTGGTGCCGCCCGCGCTGGCCGCGCTGCCGATGAACATGATCCGCAACATCCGCGTCAGCCATCAGGCCCGCGACGAAGACGGCCAGCGGGTGGCGGATTACTATGCCGAGTCTGGCATCAGCGCCGATGTGCGCCCCTTCTTTGACGATGTGCCGCGCCGCATGTCCGAAGCGCAACTGGTGATCAGCCGCTCTGGCGCTTCCAGCGTGGCGGATTTGTCAGTGATAGGGCGGCCTTCGATCCTGATCCCCTTTGCCGCTGCGGCAGGTGACCATCAAAGCGCCAATGCCCGCGGTCTGGTCAATGCCGGGGCCGCGATCATGGTGCCCGAACGCAAGGCAAACCCCGAAATCATGACCGAGCAAATCCTCGCGGTGCTTGAGATGCCCGATGGGGCGTTACAGATGGCGCGGGCCGCGTTGTCGGTCGGCAAACCCGACGCGGCCGAGACATTGGCAGATATGGTCGAACAGCTTGCCGCCCAAGGCACGCTGGCCCCCGCAGAAGAGGAAAACCCCCAATGA
- a CDS encoding IS630 family transposase: MRRHDICLYLGPADRTELQALISNRNTARKLVWRAEIVLATADGHGTFEIMRRAGTSKPTVWRWQQRYLDEGVAGLKRDKTRPSRVPPLPVETRLKVIAKTVQETPPNATHWSRALMAEAMGISPSSVGRIWAEAGLKPHLTKGFKVSNDPKFEEKVTDIVGLYLDPPDRAVVLCVDEKSQIQALDRTQPGLPLKKGRAATVTHDYKRHGTTTLFAALDVKSGTVIGDCMPRHRAQEFLKFLRQIDKAVPTRRDVHLVLDNYATHKTPEVKAWLEKHPRFKLHFTPTSASWLNLVERFFAEITSRRIRRGSYSSVDDLEAAIYDYLAHHNEKPRPFKWTKTAEDILTRERRALDKLDETRGNR, translated from the coding sequence ATGAGACGCCATGACATCTGCCTTTACCTTGGCCCCGCCGACCGTACTGAGCTTCAAGCCCTGATCAGCAACCGCAACACTGCGCGCAAGCTTGTCTGGCGGGCCGAGATCGTCCTGGCCACAGCGGACGGTCATGGCACGTTCGAGATTATGCGACGCGCGGGCACGTCGAAACCCACGGTCTGGCGCTGGCAGCAGCGGTATCTCGATGAGGGCGTGGCCGGTCTCAAGCGTGACAAGACGCGACCCTCGCGGGTGCCGCCTTTGCCCGTGGAAACAAGGCTGAAGGTGATCGCCAAGACGGTGCAGGAAACCCCGCCCAATGCAACGCACTGGAGCCGCGCGCTAATGGCCGAAGCCATGGGCATCTCGCCGTCGAGCGTCGGCCGCATCTGGGCAGAAGCTGGCTTGAAGCCGCATCTCACGAAGGGGTTCAAGGTCTCGAACGACCCAAAGTTCGAGGAGAAGGTCACCGATATCGTCGGGCTCTACCTCGACCCGCCAGACCGTGCCGTGGTGCTCTGCGTCGATGAGAAATCCCAGATCCAGGCGCTGGATCGCACCCAGCCCGGACTGCCGCTCAAGAAGGGCCGTGCCGCGACCGTAACGCACGATTACAAACGCCATGGCACGACCACGCTGTTTGCTGCGCTGGATGTGAAATCAGGCACCGTCATTGGCGATTGCATGCCACGCCATCGTGCGCAGGAGTTCCTGAAATTCCTCCGACAGATCGACAAGGCTGTGCCCACGCGGCGCGATGTGCATCTGGTGCTCGACAACTACGCCACCCACAAGACGCCTGAGGTAAAGGCCTGGCTCGAAAAGCATCCGCGCTTCAAGCTGCACTTCACGCCCACCAGCGCGTCATGGCTGAACCTGGTGGAGCGCTTCTTTGCCGAGATCACATCAAGGCGCATCCGGCGCGGCAGCTATTCCAGCGTCGATGATCTTGAGGCCGCGATCTACGACTATCTGGCCCACCACAACGAGAAGCCAAGGCCCTTCAAATGGACCAAAACCGCAGAGGATATCCTCACCCGGGAACGTCGCGCGCTGGACAAGCTCGATGAAACTCGCGGAAACAGGTAG
- a CDS encoding glutaminase, producing MSSPAKPDLSDVLPRLNDMMREDDHWGDVAAYIPQLAKVDPAQFGIAVVTADGQCHVAGDTQVPFSVQSITKVFTLAIALGRSGDQLWHRVGREPSGRAFNSIVQLEQEQGRPRNPFINAGAIVTTDEVLGNREPREALAEIMRFVREAAGTDDIHINDTVAASETDFGHRNFALAHFLKSYGNLINAPERTLGTYFHHCAMEMTVQQLAMAGRFLIEAPDVPRLVAPSRIRRLNALMLTCGHYDGSGDFAYRVGLPGKSGVGGGILAIVPGRASIAVWSPGLNRYGNSQKGTEALALLARHMDWSIF from the coding sequence ATGTCCAGCCCCGCCAAACCAGACCTTTCCGATGTGTTGCCGCGTCTCAATGACATGATGCGCGAAGACGATCATTGGGGAGATGTGGCGGCTTATATTCCGCAACTCGCGAAGGTGGACCCGGCACAGTTCGGCATCGCGGTGGTGACGGCGGATGGCCAGTGCCATGTGGCGGGCGATACACAGGTGCCCTTTTCAGTACAGTCGATCACCAAGGTGTTCACACTTGCCATCGCCCTTGGCCGGTCGGGCGATCAACTTTGGCACCGCGTGGGGCGCGAGCCTTCGGGGCGGGCGTTCAATTCCATCGTGCAGTTGGAGCAAGAACAGGGCCGCCCGCGTAATCCCTTCATCAACGCTGGCGCGATCGTCACCACGGATGAAGTCTTGGGCAACCGCGAACCGCGCGAAGCACTGGCCGAGATCATGCGCTTCGTGCGCGAGGCTGCGGGCACGGACGACATTCACATCAACGACACCGTCGCCGCATCAGAGACCGATTTCGGCCACCGCAATTTCGCGCTGGCGCATTTTCTAAAATCCTACGGCAACCTCATCAACGCGCCGGAGCGGACGCTTGGCACCTACTTCCACCACTGCGCAATGGAGATGACGGTACAGCAACTTGCCATGGCGGGCCGCTTTCTGATCGAAGCGCCGGACGTGCCGCGCTTGGTCGCGCCAAGCCGCATCCGGCGGCTCAACGCGCTGATGCTGACCTGCGGGCATTACGATGGGTCGGGCGATTTTGCCTACCGCGTGGGTCTGCCGGGCAAATCCGGCGTGGGCGGCGGCATTCTGGCCATCGTCCCGGGGCGGGCCAGCATCGCGGTCTGGTCACCGGGGTTGAACCGTTATGGCAACAGCCAAAAGGGCACCGAAGCACTGGCCCTTTTGGCGCGTCACATGGATTGGTCGATCTTCTAA